The Enterobacter asburiae sequence TGCTATGAGAAAAAAAGCATTAGTGAACAGGGTGTTATGAACAGGTAAATAAAAGGGAAGGCTATTTGCAGATACTGCACATGAACAGTCGATATTGGTATTTCCCCCGCGCCAAATTTGAGTGTTTAACTTAGATCAGGTGAAGCAAGAGGAGTAAAGACGATGAAAAAATGGATCAGCACGTTACGGCGGTTTTTTGCGACCCGACCCGCGAATGCGGAGAACAGCGCGCAGCGTGTTCTTGAGTCGATACTGCCTGTTGCCAGCCTGTATGGCGTGGACGTTGCCAACATCGACCCGGAGTGGTTCCATGATAAAACGTCACGCTGAACTGCGCCGCACGCGCGAAATGTACTGGAATGAGCTGTGCGTGCTGCATGTAAAGCAGGGATGAACGGAAAAATACGCGGGCAAATCCTCGGTAAACCATAGCCGTTTTGTTACCAATATCTCCTTTCTCAGAAGGAGATGATAATGAAACGGACAGTATTAACCCCGGCACTTTCTGCCACCGCACTACTGATTGCCATGCAGGCGGCACACGCTGCGCCACAGGCGCATGTCGTCTGCGGTTACTCCCACACGCTCGGCGACGATGCCATTATGATGTACGGCATGCCCAACGAGGCCATGCTGCACGATTTTTTTGGCAACGCGCAAACGGATGCCTTCTCCAGCCGTGAATCGCTGCGTAAAGATGAAAAGACCACCTGCGATAACAAAGCAGACAGCTCGGCCTACTGGGCACCCTCTCTGAGATTGCCTGACGGAACGGTGGTTAAACCTGCCTATCAAAAAACCTATTATCAGGCATCGAACGTGGACGCCTGGCCGCTGCACCCATTCCCGGCGGGGCTGTCGCTGCTGGCGGGCGATCATCACGGCACCGCGCCGAATCCACATATCACCTTCCTGTGCGCTAACGGCAATGGCTACACCACCAAAACGGGTGAGGTCTGCGGCTTACGCAAGGCGAACGATGCCGTGCAGTTTAATATCGGCATTCAGTTTCCGAACTGTTGGGACGGGGTGAACCTGAAGCCCGCCCACGGTCTGATCAACGCCACCTACGACACCAAAGGGCAGTGCCCGTCCGATTTCCCGGTGAAAATTCCCACCGTGAACATGAACATTGCGTACGTGCTCCCGACAATTAGCTCGCTCGATACCAGCAAAGCGCAGCTTTCCCTCGACCCCATCATGCACGGCGACGAGCGTGAAGAGCGATGGGGAAGCCTGTATACGGCGCATGCTGACTTTATGAACGGCTGGACGGAAGACGCCGCGCGCTTTATGACCGACCTGTGCATGAATCGCGGGCTGGATTGTGGTACTACCGTTCCGTATGGTTATTCAAAAGCGAAGGCCAACGTCTGGCTCAGCAGCCTGGAGCCAGCGCTTTCCCAGCCCGATCCCCAGGCCCTGCTGGTGCAGGATAACTGGCAGAACGGCGGACGCACGAGAAACAGCGAAACGCTGTCGCTGGTGAAGTTCCATATTCCGCCGCTGCCTGCCGGACAGGATCCTGCGCAGTTTAAATACCGCGTGCGGATTTATGGCGGGAAAGTGGAAACCAACGGCGCGGATCAAATCTTCTTCTATCCGGCAAGCAACGACTGGGATCCGGCCAGCGTGAGCTGGCAGTCGCGGCCAGCCTGTAACTACCGTTCGGATGCGGTGCTTTACCTTAACCACTCCCGCGAATACCGGATGGTGGACGTGGATAAAGCGGTGCGCAAGGCGCTGGCAGAAGGGAAAACCGAGATTTCGTGGTACATCGGCGGCGATCGTCAGGGCAATCACTACCAGTTTGAGACGGCAGCATCCCCACAAAGCCTGATCCTCATGCTGACCGGCTTTAGCAAAACGCCGGAGATCTGATCGCGCCGCGTTTTTTTGTTCTCATCAACGTTAACTGGTAATGTCGATAGCCTGAATGACGGTGCCAGTTAACGCTATGAGCATAAAAAAAATGATAAAGCGCAGCATCGCGGTATGGGTGCTGGTCTGCCTGATAAGCGGCGTGCTGCTGTATGCGGAACAGATACGCCGCCAGTTCTGGGAGCGCGATCGCGAGTTTACGGCGCTGTATTCGGCGATCGGCGCCGTGCTGACGCAAAACGAGTCGGTGCTTCCGCTTCTGAATGGCGATGAAGACCTCGCCGCGTTGCGCAAAAAATTCCCCCACATTAAGGCCCTGGAAAAAACCACCGGTCGTGCGCTGGACGCCGCGCGCGTGGAGCCGTTTCGCGGTGTTCAGTACTGGCTATACAACCCGTGGCGGCAGATCCGCGTCCTGATCGACTTAACCGCGCTGCTTGCGCCGGGCCATCGCTTTGCAGAGCTGCATCTGAACCTCTCGAATGACGATCAACCGGGGTCTACAGGCGCGTTCTGGCACTGGCAGCGCGCCTTCCCGCAGCATACACAACCCTTTATTCTCTCTGCCGCGGCAGATCCGGACTGGTTCAGGGTCTCCTGGCTGGCGTATCCGCTACTCTTTCTGACGTGGGGAATGGTGATTGCAGGCGCGGGAACCGTGATCTGGCAGCGCAAACAGCGCCAGCAGGCCGAGCAGCGTGCACTTTATTATCAGCATGCCAGGCTTAACACGCTGGGAGAGATCACCGCGGGCATCGTCCATGAAATCAACCAGCCGCTTACCGCCGTGCAAACCTGGATCCAGGGGGCGCAGCGACAGCAGCAGGATAATCCGCAGGCCGTCTCGCAGGCGCTCGCGGCCGCGCTGCTGCAAACGCAGCGTATCAGCGCTTTGCTGACGCGGTTTCGCGAGCATGTGGTACAGGAGAAGGTGACCCTGCGCGAAACCGATCTGGTGCAGTGCTGGCAGCAGGTGGAGAATTTACTGGAGCACGAGCGTAAATCCCGGCGTGTCGCGGTCATTCATGCGTTTGCTGCGGATGCCACGATCGTGATGGCGGACCGACTCTGGCTGGAACAGATCCTGCACAATCTGCTCAGCAATGCGATTCAGGCGCAGCAGGAGAGCACGCACGGCTGGGTGCGAATCGACAGTCAGAAAAATGAGAAGGGCATTCTGGTGACTCTGACCGACGGCGGGCCCGGGTTTAGCCCTGATGCCCTGCAGAACGCATTTATGCCATTCTTTAGCGGACGTCCCGGCGGAATTGGGCTGGGGATGACGCTAACGGAGACGCTGATGACGCGCATGAACGGCTCGATAGCCCTGGGCAATGCCCCGCAGGGTGGGGCGCAGATCCGCTTGCAGCTGGCAGCAGGAAAGGAGATAAAGCATGGATAAGGTGGTCTGGCTCATTGATGACGACGAGTCCATCAGAGAATCCCTGGCGTTTTTACTGTCAGGGATGGGCTGGCAGGTTAAGGCCTTTGAGAGCATCGAGGCCTTTACTAAGGCGCAGCGCGATGAATCGACGCTCGTCGGCTGTCTGCTTCTGGATATGCGCATGCCGGGCAAAGGCGGGCTGACGTGGCTGGAGGAGGGCGAATGGCCGTGGCCGCTGCTGCCGGTCATTATCATGACCGGGCACGGAACGATTGACGCCTGCCGTCGCGCGTTTCGCAACGGCGTGTTTGAGTTTTTCACCAAACCGTTAGACGCCGATAAACTCATCGAAACGGTTGGGCTGGCCTTTGAGGAGAGCCAGCGACGGTCTGCCGCCTGGCAGGATCTTTCGCAGATCAAAGCACGCTTTGAACAGCTAACCGCGCGGGAGCACGAGGTGCTGACTGTACTGATGGAAGGGTGCAGTAATAAAGAGGTGGCTGCACGTCTGAATCTTTCCCCGAGGACCGTGGAAGCGCACCGCGCAGCGGCGTTTGCCAAGCTCGGCGTTACTAGCCTGGTACAGGCGAGCCGGGCGTACGACAAATTGCAATCCGTATAACTACCAGGTGGAGTGCGTAATCAACCGAATTACGTTTCATCGCGCCGTTAAGTAACCTCCGGGATGTCTAACAACACGCGAGGAAGTGCGATGAAAAAAGTCATGATGGTTGCGGCACTGGTCGCGGGTAGCGTAAGTCTGGCCGCGCAGGCCGAGACGTTGACCCAAAAAAATCTCTCTCTGACCCAGGCTAACGCGCTGGCAACATCCGCCATTCAGTCCTGTGCAGCGAAAAATTACCAGGTCGCGGTCACGGTGGTTGACCGTGCGGGCGTGGTAAAAGCGGTGCAGCGTATGGATAACGCCGGTCCTCACACGGTAAAAGCCAGCGAAATGAAAGCGTTTACGGCGCTTAGCGCAAAGAATGCGTCAGGCAAAGTAATGGAAGCGGCGCAGAGCAATGCGGGCGCACAGAATATGCGTGATATTCCAGGCTTCCTGCTGCTGGCAGGTGGTCTGCCGGTAAAAGAAGGTGATGAGGTGATTGGGGCTATCGGCATCGGCGGTGCGCCGGGCGGTCATCTTGATGAAGCCTGCGCTCAGGCGGCCATTGACGGGCTGAAAAAGTAGTAAAAAAAAGCACCGGTTTTCCGGTGCTTTTCTTATCAAATTTTGCAGGCATCACCGCAGTCGTCGTCAGCAACAACCGCCTGCGCTTTTTTATCCGCGTCGTCCAGACGTTCCGCGTTACGCTCTTCCGCTTCATCCAGTCCGTTAAAAACTAAGTTATCGAGATCAATTTCCATGTTGCACCTGCTCTTTTCGGGTTTTGATACTGGCACAGTATAGGGTAAAAAACGCCGGCAATGTACCTCGCAGCACAT is a genomic window containing:
- a CDS encoding response regulator transcription factor; translation: MDKVVWLIDDDESIRESLAFLLSGMGWQVKAFESIEAFTKAQRDESTLVGCLLLDMRMPGKGGLTWLEEGEWPWPLLPVIIMTGHGTIDACRRAFRNGVFEFFTKPLDADKLIETVGLAFEESQRRSAAWQDLSQIKARFEQLTAREHEVLTVLMEGCSNKEVAARLNLSPRTVEAHRAAAFAKLGVTSLVQASRAYDKLQSV
- a CDS encoding DUF1996 domain-containing protein — translated: MKRTVLTPALSATALLIAMQAAHAAPQAHVVCGYSHTLGDDAIMMYGMPNEAMLHDFFGNAQTDAFSSRESLRKDEKTTCDNKADSSAYWAPSLRLPDGTVVKPAYQKTYYQASNVDAWPLHPFPAGLSLLAGDHHGTAPNPHITFLCANGNGYTTKTGEVCGLRKANDAVQFNIGIQFPNCWDGVNLKPAHGLINATYDTKGQCPSDFPVKIPTVNMNIAYVLPTISSLDTSKAQLSLDPIMHGDEREERWGSLYTAHADFMNGWTEDAARFMTDLCMNRGLDCGTTVPYGYSKAKANVWLSSLEPALSQPDPQALLVQDNWQNGGRTRNSETLSLVKFHIPPLPAGQDPAQFKYRVRIYGGKVETNGADQIFFYPASNDWDPASVSWQSRPACNYRSDAVLYLNHSREYRMVDVDKAVRKALAEGKTEISWYIGGDRQGNHYQFETAASPQSLILMLTGFSKTPEI
- a CDS encoding heme-binding protein, coding for MKKVMMVAALVAGSVSLAAQAETLTQKNLSLTQANALATSAIQSCAAKNYQVAVTVVDRAGVVKAVQRMDNAGPHTVKASEMKAFTALSAKNASGKVMEAAQSNAGAQNMRDIPGFLLLAGGLPVKEGDEVIGAIGIGGAPGGHLDEACAQAAIDGLKK
- a CDS encoding two-component sensor histidine kinase, with translation MTVPVNAMSIKKMIKRSIAVWVLVCLISGVLLYAEQIRRQFWERDREFTALYSAIGAVLTQNESVLPLLNGDEDLAALRKKFPHIKALEKTTGRALDAARVEPFRGVQYWLYNPWRQIRVLIDLTALLAPGHRFAELHLNLSNDDQPGSTGAFWHWQRAFPQHTQPFILSAAADPDWFRVSWLAYPLLFLTWGMVIAGAGTVIWQRKQRQQAEQRALYYQHARLNTLGEITAGIVHEINQPLTAVQTWIQGAQRQQQDNPQAVSQALAAALLQTQRISALLTRFREHVVQEKVTLRETDLVQCWQQVENLLEHERKSRRVAVIHAFAADATIVMADRLWLEQILHNLLSNAIQAQQESTHGWVRIDSQKNEKGILVTLTDGGPGFSPDALQNAFMPFFSGRPGGIGLGMTLTETLMTRMNGSIALGNAPQGGAQIRLQLAAGKEIKHG